The following proteins are encoded in a genomic region of Dokdonia donghaensis DSW-1:
- a CDS encoding glycosyltransferase family 2 protein — MTIPQVSIIVPCYKQAHYLQESLQSVLDQTFEAWECIIVNDGSPDNTEEVAQKWCKKDARFKYIKKTNGGLSSARNAGIEISRGEFILPLDADDVLHKALLSTLVPVLETNRDVAVVSCYSKFFDGTISNIVNELKPKGDSYKYLLYVNQLVATSLYRKSLWKSVGGYDESMKKGFEDWEFWIAITKSGWKYKIIPEYLFYYRKAKKSMLVDTINNHTEIVKQYIINKHKELYIEDFENCVEVFTYHLKVSRAREKRLQNSIDYKLGKVLLKPLRLLGLLKTKNKG, encoded by the coding sequence ATGACTATACCTCAGGTTTCCATAATCGTTCCTTGCTATAAACAAGCTCATTATCTTCAAGAGAGTTTGCAATCTGTTTTAGATCAAACTTTTGAAGCTTGGGAATGTATCATAGTCAATGATGGAAGTCCTGATAATACAGAAGAAGTGGCTCAAAAGTGGTGTAAAAAAGATGCAAGGTTTAAGTATATAAAAAAAACTAATGGTGGTTTATCTAGCGCTCGTAATGCTGGTATAGAGATAAGTCGTGGAGAATTTATCCTTCCGCTAGATGCAGATGATGTTTTACATAAAGCGTTATTAAGTACACTTGTCCCAGTTCTTGAAACTAATCGCGATGTGGCTGTAGTTTCCTGTTATAGTAAGTTCTTTGATGGAACAATAAGTAATATCGTTAATGAGCTAAAACCTAAAGGAGATAGTTATAAATACTTACTTTATGTAAATCAACTAGTTGCTACATCGTTATACCGGAAGAGCCTCTGGAAATCAGTGGGAGGCTATGATGAGTCTATGAAAAAAGGATTTGAAGATTGGGAGTTTTGGATTGCAATCACAAAATCTGGGTGGAAATATAAAATAATTCCTGAATATTTATTTTACTATAGGAAAGCAAAGAAGTCTATGCTTGTAGATACAATTAATAATCACACAGAAATTGTAAAACAGTACATTATCAATAAGCATAAAGAACTTTATATTGAAGATTTTGAAAACTGTGTAGAAGTTTTTACTTACCACCTTAAGGTAAGCAGGGCAAGAGAGAAACGCTTACAAAATAGTATAGATTATAAATTAGGAAAAGTTTTACTAAAGCCTTTAAGGTTGTTGGGGCTTTTAAAGACTAAAAATAAAGGGTAA
- a CDS encoding glycosyltransferase family 2 protein, protein MAKNVSNNVTVIIPCYNDGAYVLEALQSVLTQTILPSKIYIIDDGSNTETKEILRNISNERVEILFIKNQGVCTARNYGINKATTKYILTLDADDSFENTFIEKSVYILDNNTEVGVVCCFYKEFGEGAVNKDIIKPQGRAVTDFLTKNNGVASALFRKECWVEVGGYDTQFENGYEDWDFWLSILKNSWKMEIIKEPLFNYRKKKSSRDTTAIALYDEELRMKIFKKHKDLYTKNLDFILQQMIYKNNIAQNQLEKLQKGREYRLGHSLLLPIKFLKQLVSTK, encoded by the coding sequence ATGGCAAAAAATGTAAGTAATAACGTAACCGTCATTATACCTTGTTATAATGATGGTGCCTATGTTTTAGAAGCACTACAATCTGTACTTACACAAACCATATTACCCAGTAAAATCTATATAATAGATGATGGTTCTAATACTGAAACAAAGGAAATTTTAAGAAATATAAGTAATGAGCGAGTAGAAATTTTATTCATAAAAAATCAAGGTGTATGTACAGCGAGAAATTATGGTATAAATAAAGCTACGACTAAGTATATACTTACCCTAGATGCTGACGATAGTTTTGAAAACACATTTATAGAAAAATCTGTTTATATTCTTGATAATAATACTGAGGTAGGTGTAGTATGTTGTTTTTATAAAGAGTTTGGAGAAGGAGCAGTAAATAAAGACATTATAAAGCCACAAGGTCGCGCAGTTACTGATTTTCTCACAAAAAACAATGGTGTTGCTTCTGCTTTATTTAGAAAGGAGTGCTGGGTAGAAGTGGGAGGATATGACACACAATTTGAAAATGGATATGAAGACTGGGATTTTTGGTTATCAATCTTAAAAAATTCTTGGAAAATGGAAATTATAAAGGAACCACTTTTTAATTACCGCAAAAAAAAATCTTCAAGGGATACAACTGCCATAGCTTTGTATGATGAGGAATTGAGAATGAAAATTTTTAAAAAGCATAAAGACTTATATACTAAAAATTTAGACTTCATTTTACAGCAAATGATTTATAAAAATAATATTGCCCAAAACCAATTAGAAAAACTTCAAAAAGGAAGGGAGTACAGGTTAGGACATAGCCTACTTTTACCTATAAAATTTTTAAAACAACTTGTAAGTACAAAGTGA